The nucleotide window TCGGAAGAGAAGGTGCGCGGCATTCTGAAGATCGCGAAGCAGCCGGTGTCGATGGAAACGCCGGTCGGCGACGACGGCGACGCCACGCTCGGCGACATGATCGAAGACTCGGCAGCGTCCTCGCCGGCCGACGCAGCAATGCAAGCCGACTTGCGCGCCGCCATCGACGACGCGCTTGATTCGCTGTCGCCGCGCGAAGCCAAGGTGCTGCGCATGCGTTACGGCATCAACACGAAGTCGGACCACACGCTTGAAGAAGTCGGCAAGCAGTTCGATGTTACGCGTGAGCGGATTCGTCAGATCGAGAGCAAGGCCATGCGCAAGCTGATGCACCCGAGCCGTGCTGATCGTCTGAAGTCGTTCCTCGACCGCTAAGCCGGCCGCTAAGCCGTCAATAGCGCTTGCCGTGCGTCACGTACGGCAAGCGCTTTCTTTTTCCCGCTCCCCTTTCAAGCAAGCAGGGAAATGATCCCGCCGAGGGTGATTCCCGCTGCCAGCCACCGTCCAGCCGTATAGAACCCATTGCGCTCTTCTTGAGGCTGGTCCGGACGCTCGAGGCCGAGCGTGCCGTACGCAAACGATTTGACCGCTGAAACACCGGATACCGGCGCACCCTCATTTGCAGAATCGCTGACTGCGTCAGTCTGACCCGTATTGCCATCCTGAGCCGCCGTCGCCGCGCCGTGAGCGGAGATATGGACGGCGTCATCCTGCGTGGGCGCATTCACCGTCGATGTCTGCAAGACAGCGTCGTGCGTCGCGGACGGGCTTTTCGTCGCCGCCCGCCGCGACCGCGCAACTTTCGCCGGTAACGCTTCCCACCATTGCGCCATTCCTCGCATGCCCCGCCGCACGGCTAAGCGAACTGCGCCCGCCACGCCGCCAGCAGCAGCGGGCAACCGCCGGAGAGCGCTCCCGAACCAGCCATCGCCACAGGTAACGGGCATAGTCGTTGCGCGCTCCCCATGTACGCTTTTTTACGAGGAGCACATCATGACCACGCTCGATCCCCAAGTCCCGGCATCCGCCGGCACGCAAGGCGCAACTATTGTTGGAGTCGGCATCGGTGACGGTCCGGGACCGGATGTCATGGCGGCATCCACGCTCGACGGAAACAAGGTGATGTCGTCCGACGGTGAACATGTCGGCAAAATCTCCGACATCATGCTCGACGTACGCGGCGGGCGAATCGCCTACGCGGTGTTGTCCACCGGCGGCTTTCTCGGCATGGGCGACACGCTTCACGCGATTCCGTGGAGTGCGCTCACGCTCGACACGGACGACAAATGCTTCGTGCTCGATGCAAGCGCCGAACGAATCAGGAACGCGCCGGGCTTCGATAAGGATAACTGGCCTTCGATGGCGGATACGCAATGGGGCACGACTGTGCACGAGTACTACAACCGTCCTCCGTATTGGACGGCCACGCGTGACGTAGTGGAAGAGCGGGGATTGGACTGCGACCTTTGATCGCCGATTGAGGCGGGGTCAAAGCCACGCGAGTGCATCTTCTTGCCGAAGGCGTGCTCGCGGTAGAACTTGTTCACAGCATTTGTCCACAGAAATTGTTCGCAAGCCTGTGGACAACCTGCGCATGACTCACGCAACTCGTTGAACGCATTGGCTTTCACCGCCGCGCTCTCAATAAGTCGTCGCGTGCCTCGCGACTTGCCGTACATCGAGCGGACGGCGCTTTTACGGCAATACAAACGTCTTCACAAGCGTCAATTCACCGGCCTTGCGCATGGGCACGCGAATCGTTTCGCTCTTTTCGTTCGGCGTATTCTCGTTCGTGATGATAGTCACCTGCGCGACGGTCATGTCGGCGCCGCTATTGCCGCTGCCGTAGTAATTCACATAGACCAGATACGTGCCCTTCAACGGCGCCGCGGACGAGTAAATCTCCGGCCCATAGCCGGTCGTCACGTCGACGTCGAGCGCGCCGCCGTTCGGCGCGACGCGCTCGCCGTACCAGGTGTGCGCGCCGTCAGGCGAAACTACGTGCAGATCGAGATCAGTGCCGTCGGTGTCCCACGCGAGCAGCACGCGCAGCTTCGGTTGGGTCTTGCCGCTGTAGGCGTCGTAGAACTGCACGCGCTTGCGGCTGCCATCCGGCGCACGCAGTTCGACGCCATTACTGCCGGCGGGAAACGCGTAGGGACGCGAAAACCTGCCATCCTCTTCCACGCGCTGCGGCAACGGCGTGCCGTCGACCACCAGCGTGCCGACAGAAATGCCTTTCTTCTTCGGCGCATTGCGGATCTGCCCTTCGATCAGCGCGAATCTGGACTGTCCTTCCGGCGTCGACACCGACACCGCCGGGTAATGCACGTCCTGCGTATAGCGCTCGCTGTCGCCGCTCGTGTTGCGCCAGCCGTTCAACGGCGCGGCGAAGTCGATATCGCTCGCGTGCGCCGCCGGCGCTACCAGCGAGCAGGCCAAACAGGTGAAACATGCACCTGCGAGCCATCCGCGGCTCGCCTTCACCCAACCCGTCGTCTCGACCTTCATCGTCACTGCTCCCATCCCGCTGTCAAAGTTGCTCGCTTTTCACGAGCATCAGGTCGCCGATCTTGCGCGGCGGCACGCCCATCGTTTCACGCCGTTCGCTCGGCGTGTTTTCGTTGAACACCAGCGTCAACGTCGCCGCGATCACGTCGCGATCGTGCGCGGCGGCGTCGAAGTCGTAGCCGGTCGAATCGAAATTGCGCCAGTAATTA belongs to Paraburkholderia sp. FT54 and includes:
- a CDS encoding PRC-barrel domain-containing protein; protein product: MTTLDPQVPASAGTQGATIVGVGIGDGPGPDVMAASTLDGNKVMSSDGEHVGKISDIMLDVRGGRIAYAVLSTGGFLGMGDTLHAIPWSALTLDTDDKCFVLDASAERIRNAPGFDKDNWPSMADTQWGTTVHEYYNRPPYWTATRDVVEERGLDCDL
- a CDS encoding DUF2135 domain-containing protein, whose translation is MKVETTGWVKASRGWLAGACFTCLACSLVAPAAHASDIDFAAPLNGWRNTSGDSERYTQDVHYPAVSVSTPEGQSRFALIEGQIRNAPKKKGISVGTLVVDGTPLPQRVEEDGRFSRPYAFPAGSNGVELRAPDGSRKRVQFYDAYSGKTQPKLRVLLAWDTDGTDLDLHVVSPDGAHTWYGERVAPNGGALDVDVTTGYGPEIYSSAAPLKGTYLVYVNYYGSGNSGADMTVAQVTIITNENTPNEKSETIRVPMRKAGELTLVKTFVLP